One segment of Urocitellus parryii isolate mUroPar1 chromosome 5, mUroPar1.hap1, whole genome shotgun sequence DNA contains the following:
- the Znf518a gene encoding zinc finger protein 518A, whose translation MPSEQKQFFCDENQTTFKKENDVEKVISDPIRSAPRPKISESSFHYDLKNVKIDLPKINIPNEVLVKSEVDKYRKLFQSKPQTARKSISVKTVSCVEECILLHKCERPEEEGIKMSAKILNFSCLKCQDSTLYSPNDLQKHFQMWHHGELPSYPCEMCSFSANDFQIFKQHRRTHRSTLVKCDICNNERVYTLLDLTKHFTSTHCVNGNFQCEKCQFSTQDVGTFVQHIHRHNEVHYKCGKCHHVCFTKGELQKHLHVHSGTLPFTCQYCSYGATRKDYLVRHVITLHKEHLYAKEKLEKDKYEKRMANTSSGLKLILKRYKIGASRKTFWKRKKITNGSDRNIEENTQVLNKMNKTQTKSEDQSYLGEEHLNEEKGERLHCENSDEPAELESGKPALLSTGQCNRAEEGSNATSGFLKTALQGPTVLMVKNNKITIPANYSAKFMGFKMVDGKQHIVIKLLPTNKQNLYSPTSHSDAAKDSTTNLQPQTLDTPGFLTGVTTEISDTVYMKPPPFSCSSPVLSGKVISEKEMAFISEKNNMLPTMDYGKSVSSLPTTSELVTMSVTTKVEARDNVDLWGNHIIQSHPEVLGTTIKSPDKVNHTTKPNAYNSGDMHNYCINYVNSELPVESSNQGSLPFHNYSKVNNSNKRRRFSGTAMCENLQRESSSKTVQQPVSETALSLVRKESSNPDSLLSSVSFLNDKDGILKMKAEVEEQCVLEKGQNIEGQNLYTNENQNLENVTEKSNWNDISSVDSPLMPRITSVFSLQSQQASEFLPPEVNQLLQDILKPKSDVKQDSDIPNQSLSLHCDQSFQKHEGEGTIVESSKDFRRQGIFPLLSSNGGVDVPPNDLNLKCNGKEKQVLSVSQDVRDSEKTPRISGIGTLLKTQSDAIITQQLVKDKLRATTQNSGSLYMQSPLLNSEHKKTIFVQTPKGFFIPLHVANKPGFHVFSGRSRPLVNTQGVPPLLNKKPGMILTFNSGKLEGLSTVKTESAQVCGTVTKDPCKTSFLKVEQNNNCLTPAFCSSIGSCLSIKSSSENTLPLKGPYIIKTSASSSVKAIPIPNALSEQQGTKLNILDSVKPQNEIFSKTPLYTLLPDGTQAVFLKCVMPNNAELLKPKLVQNSSYYQNIQPKRPEGTSQKILLKIFNPVLNVTAANNLLVSNSASSPQKDGVPSNQTIGGEQKEPESSRDALPFLLDDLMPANEIVITSTATCPESSDEPVCISDHSEARVLRCKTNCTIERNFNRRKTSQKNFSKIKTSVRNKDSETAFVARNRNCKRKSRDSSQEPPRKKSSLHRKCKEKAKTEDVRETFGFSRPRLSKDSVRTLRLFPFSSKQLVKCPRRNQPVVVLNHPDADAPEVVSVMKTVAKFNGRVLKVSLSKRTMNALLKPVCYNPSKTTYDDFSKRHKTFKHVSSVKERFVLKLTLKKTSKNNYQIVKTTSENVLKTKFNCWFCGRVFDNQDAWAGHGQRHLMEATRDWNMLE comes from the coding sequence atGCCATCTGAACAGAAACAGTTTTTTTGTGATGAAAAccaaactacatttaaaaaagaaaatgatgtggaAAAGGTGATATCTGATCCTATCAGATCAGCACCTAGACCAAAAATTTCAGAAAGTAGTTTTCATTATgatcttaaaaatgtgaaaattgattTGCCGAAGATAAATATTCCAAATGAAGTCCTAGTGAAAAGTGAAGTTgacaaatatagaaaattatttcagagtAAACCACAGACTGCAAGAAAATCTATCAGTGTAAAGACTGTGAGCTGTGTAGAGGAGTGCATATTACTTCATAAGTGTGAGAGACCTGAAGAAGAGGGTATAAAAATGTCTGCAAAAATACTCAATTTCAGCTGTTTAAAATGCCAAGACAGCACTCTGTATAGCCCAAATGATTTGCAGAAACACTTTCAAATGTGGCACCATGGTGAATTGCCTTCATATCCTTGTGAAATGTGCAGTTTTTCAGCAAATGACTTCCAGATATTTAAACAACACAGACGAACCCATAGGAGCACTTTAGTAAAATGTGATATTTGTAACAATGAGCGTGTATATACTTTATTGGATTTGACAAAGCATTTCACATCTACACATTGTGTTAATGGTAATTTTCAATGTGAAAAATGCCAATTCTCCACCCAGGATGTTGGCACATTTGTCCAGCACATTCATAGACATAATGAAGTTCATTATAAATGTGGTAAATGCCATCATGTATGTTTTACCAAAGGGGAGCTTCAGAAGCACCTTCATGTGCATTCTGGCACTCTTCCCTTCACTTGTCAATATTGTAGCTATGGTGCCACCCGTAAAGACTATCTTGTAAGACATGTTATAACTTTGCACAAAGAACACTTGTATgcaaaagaaaaactggaaaaagataaatatgaaaaaaggatGGCAAACACTTCATCGGGACTCAAGTTAATActgaaaagatataaaataggtGCATCAAGGAAGACATTCTGGAAACGTAAGAAAATTACTAATGGAAGTgacagaaatatagaagaaaacactCAAGtgcttaataaaatgaataaaacacagaCCAAATCTGAAGACCAGAGCTATCTTGGTGAAGAACATTTAAATGAGGAAAAGGGTGAAAGACTACACTGTGAGAATAGTGATGAGCCTGCAGAGTTGGAGTCAGGAAAACCAGCTCTTTTGTCCACTGGGCAATGTAATAGAGCTGAGGAGGGATCCAATGCTACTTCCGGTTTTTTGAAGACTGCTCTACAAGGACCTACAGTATTAAtggtgaaaaataataaaataacaattccTGCTAACTATAGTGCTAAGTTTATGGGCTTCAAGATGGTAGATGGAAAACAGCATATTGTAATAAAATTGTTGCCCACAAATAAGCAGAATTTATACTCGCCCACCTCACACTCAGATGCTGCAAAAGACAGTACTACTAATTTGCAGCCCCAGACTTTGGACACACCTGGATTTTTAACAGGAGTAACAACTGAGATAAGTGACACAGTTTATATGAAACCACCTCCGTTTTCATGTTCATCTCCTGTACTTTCAGGGAAAgtaatttcagagaaagaaatggcTTTTATATCAGAAAAGAATAACATGCTTCCAACAATGGATTATGGCAAAAGTGTATCTTCTTTACCAACAACATCAGAATTGGTTACTATGTCAGTGACCACAAAAGTTGAAGCAAGAGATAATGTTGACTTATGGGGAAATCATATCATTCAGAGTCATCCTGAGGTGTTAGGTACTACCATTAAAAGTCCAGACAAAGTCAACCATACTACCAAACCAAATGCATACAACAGTGGAGATATGCACAACTATTGCATTAATTATGTCAATTCTGAGTTACCTGTTGAGTCCTCCAACCAAGGATCATTGCCTTTTCATAATTACTCAAAAGTGAATAACTCAAATAAACGTCGAAGGTTTTCAGGAACAGCAATGTGTGAAAACCTTCAGAGAGAATCTTCAAGCAAAACAGTTCAGCAACCAGTTAGTGAGACAGCTTTATCCCTAGTGAGGAAGGAGAGCTCAAACCCAGATAGCCTGTTATCATCTGTCAGCTTTTTAAATGATaaagatggaattttaaaaatgaaagctgaAGTTGAAGAACAATGTGTTTTAGAAAAAGGACAAAACATTGAGGGACAAAACCTGTACACTAATGAAAACCAAAACTTAGAGAATGTAACTGAAAAATCTAACTGGAATGACATTTCTAGTGTCGATTCACCTCTGATGCCTAGAATTACATCTGTTTTTTCTCTCCAGAGCCAACAGGCATCCGAATTTTTGCCCCCTGAAGTAAACCAATTGCTTCAAGATATATTAAAACCAAAATCTGATGTAAAACAAGACTCTGACATTCCAAATCAAAGCCTGTCACTTCATTGTGACCAGTCATTTCAGAAACACGAGGGAGAAGGCACAATAGTTGAATCTTCAAAAGACTTCAGAAGGCAAGGCATCTTCCCACTTCTCTCTAGTAATGGAGGTGTTGATGTGCCCCCAAATGAtctgaatttaaaatgtaatggaaaggaaaaacaagTGCTATCTGTATCACAAGATGTGAGAGATTCAGAGAAGACACCTAGAATTTCAGGTATTGGCACATTACTTAAGACTCAGTCAGATGCAATAATAACACAGCAGCTTGTAAAGGACAAACTACGAGCCACTACACAAAATTCAGGTTCTTTATATATGCAGAGTCCACTTCTAAACTCAGAACataaaaaaactatatttgttCAAACTCCAAAAGGTTTTTTTATACCACTGCATGTTGCCAATAAGCCTGGATTCCATGTTTTTTCAGGAAGATCACGTCCACTAGTTAATACACAAGGTGTACCTCCTCTTTTAAACAAGAAGCCTGGGATGATTTTGACATTTAATAGTGGGAAACTTGAAGGTCTTTCTACTGTAAAAACTGAGAGTGCTCAAGTTTGTGGAACTGTGACCAAGGATCCTTGCAAAACATCTTTTTTAAAGGTAGAACAAAACAACAATTGTCTAACACCTGCATTTTGTTCCAGCATTGGCAGTTGTTTGAGCATAAAAAGTAGCTCAGAAAATACATTGCCATTAAAAGGCCCTTACATTATTAAAACATCAGCAAGTTCTTCAGTGAAAGCTATTCCTATTCCCAATGCATTGTCTGAGCAGCAGGGAACAAAGTTAAATATCTTGGATTCAGTAAAACCTCAGaatgaaattttttcaaaaacaccACTTTATACCCTCTTGCCTGATGGCACACAAGctgtttttttaaagtgtgtgatGCCAAATAATGCTGAGCTGCTTAAGCCTAAGTTAGTCCAAAATAGTTCTTATTATCAAAATATACAGCCAAAGAGACCTGAAGGAACATCacaaaaaatattgctgaaaatTTTTAACCCTGTGTTAAATGTGACTGCTGCTAATAATCTGTTAGTTAGCAACTCTGCATCCTCACCACAGAAAGACGGTGTACCATCTAATCAGACTATAGGTGGAGAGCAGAAAGAGCCAGAATCTTCTAGAGATGCCTTACCGTTCTTATTAGATGATTTGATGCCAGCAAATGAAATTGTTATAACCTCTACTGCAACATGCCCTGAGTCTTCTGACGAACCAGTATGTATCAGTGACCATTCAGAGGCCAGGGTATTAAGATGTAAGACAAATTGTACAATTGAGAGAAATTTCAATAGAAGAAAGACTTcccaaaaaaatttttcaaaaataaaaacaagtgtaagaaataaagatTCTGAAACTGCCTTTGTAGCTAGAAACAGAAACTGTAAACGAAAGTCTAGGGATAGTTCCCAAGAACctccaagaaaaaaatcatcattgcATAGAAAGTGTAAAGAAAAGGCTAAAACTGAAGATGTTCGTGAAACATTTGGATTTAGCAGACCTAGGCTTTCAAAAGATTCAGTTAGAACTTTGCGGCTTTTCCCTTTTAGTTCCAAACAGCTTGTGAAATGTCCTAGGAGAAACCAACCAGTTGTGGTTTTAAATCATCCTGATGCAGATGCACCAGAAGTAGTGAGTGTGATGAAAACTGTCGCTAAATTTAATGGACGTGTACTTAAAGTTTCATTGTCAAAAAGAACTATGAATGCTTTACTGAAACCAGTTTGTTATAACCCTTCAAAAACAACTTATGATGATTTTTCTAAGAGGCACAAAACATTTAAACATGTTAGTTCTGTGAAAGAAAGGTTTGTGCTAAAATTAACACTCAAAAAGACAAGCAAAAACAATTATCAGATTGTAAAAACTACctctgaaaatgttttgaaaactaAGTTTAATTGTTGGTTTTGTGGTAGAGTATTTGACAATCAGGACGCTTGGGCTGGTCATGGTCAGAGACATTTAATGGAAGCCACTCGGGATTGGAATATGTTAGAATAA